The following coding sequences lie in one Montipora foliosa isolate CH-2021 chromosome 11, ASM3666993v2, whole genome shotgun sequence genomic window:
- the LOC137977167 gene encoding uncharacterized protein yields the protein MLDAFQEFREICNDLHEQWEVYKEVDKQARLQGEFTQVSSLVQETTQLVIEYEEVLRNEQARQHARHYEDEPRILKERKPSRTGLDQQIEKSISQLENSIADIGQQQKDIYQKLTTTKGYPPEMPIQLSQTEPLPEQSGGMTPNIDRNSQPAFGQGRRLEEFKSSTPKVSTAANIETVPLTLVSAEQGALQTSSASNDADPFKGLTRLPIPKFKGDKRSFEAWYAGFHQIIGRHNKVPPEQKLLRLYSCLEGEALCTIQNLGYSAAAYDVAIARLVRKYGGKRRELTMRLEELDKFRGVREGNANDLEHFAELLDTLIVKLCDAGQEGELGAGSLYVSLLRKLNEQLILKYQDWLREKHLEGNVKNLHDFVNDEAESWMLALETVKGLGQQKTRALSGGRTLAVSQVSVKNKNFPERRKLCSKEHGLWQCSQFKALPVEKRWDKAREFRVCFCCLSSYHRSTTCRRSRSCSIDGCRSNHHHLLHNQAHKRVAMGVSKDQNTMEEPKSEIVRNDSFALTSNSMEGEPGAETFVASLSKSKEYLPLRTVPVILKNGSKSMRVNALLDDGSTRTYVNEDVADCLGLEGEPVSLNVRLLNDTTAQLRSRSVKFELESCDGRVKKEVAAQTTKRVTGNMRAINWVVEKKNWSHLKGIRFPSLGRRPIIDMLIGLDLSDLHCSLKEVKGNPGEPIARLTPLGWTSIGLFQENSENEVNHMSFFIGEERQPDALIKQMWEIEEHQSCSLARPQDKEAEKTVLATLKQTSERYVVGLPWKSVAPSLEDNYTMALTRLESTERKLAKQPEIAAAYQEVINRYERKGYICEVQSEKEQVTKVWDLPHFPVVRQDKSTSKVRPVFDASAKYKGVSLNDVLHQGPKLQNDLINVLVRFRRSPIALVCDITEMYLQVHLQPADRSVHRFLWRDMNKNDPPKMYEFTRVVFGVNASPYLAQLVAQHNAKLNSDEFPRAAETVCESTYMDDSLDSVETVEEAIRLHHDLTTLWKRAGMTPKKWLSNSEEVLKVIPKDHCVANLDLEAQVLPVIKTLGISWESNSDQFTFVVHPSPDGFNWTKRSFLSRTSTFFDPLGLVSPFTIRARMILQAMWTAGLTWDQKLPVNLAKAASTWFRELPDLSGVKVPRSLKKSEQVIDSQLHIFTDASQEAYGAVAYLRHEYQSGSTTVRFVMSKAKVTPLKSISVPRLELMAAIVGLRIAETVGQTLSLPKDKWVFWSDSLDVLHWVRGHSRQFKPFVSNMVGEIQTKTDPAQWRYAPTKVNPADKLSRGMPADSLVNDQTWWNGPEYLSQPEQMWPQVPLPSLCSDNVEKKLKYRVTLLNSSEGEVAMPKLKWKDTRLDPERFSDWFKFLRVLAYVVRFVQNSSKVAKLQGPLTVEEINDVEVMVLRQVQQESYPEEFSRARKREALPTRSKILPISPILGSDGLLHGNSRLRLAEHISWEARHPIILPRKHQVTRLIIERLHKDSNHSGTNQVLAMLSARFWIPGAREEICDCERACMVCRRRKVQPASQVMAPLPAVRAEMSLRAFTNISVDFAGPFLTKQGRGKAGFKRYLCLFACMNTRAVHLEMAYGLDTDSFLNAFYRMTSRRGFPVQVISDNGTNFVGAEKELRELVNALVKTKVQESTVNRGVVWKFNPPSAPHFNGVHEILIKAAKRAMFHVMNKADLTDEELMTAIVGAEGLMNSRPITYQSSNVDDAEPLTPNHFLFNQVGGQFAPESVDVEQFNPRVRWRHVQEIVRQFWKRWLREWLPSLSPRKKWGKEKRDLEVGDLVLVLSTDTPRGKWPLGRIVQVFPGPDGHVRTADVRVKGSILRRPIVKLCPLECKA from the coding sequence ATGTTAGACGCGTTCCAGGAGTTTAGAGAAATTTGTAATGATTTACATGAACAGTGGGAAGTGTACAAAGAAGTTGATAAACAAGCAAGATTGCAAGGTGAATTTACTCAAGTGAGTTCTCTTGTTCAGGAAACAACTCAATTGGTCATTGAATATGAGGAAGTTCTTCGAAATGAACAAGCACGTCAGCATGCACGTCACTATGAGGATGAACCGAGGatcttgaaagaaagaaagccctCTCGAACTGGTTTGGATCAACAGATAGAAAAATCGATTTCACAGTTGGAGAATTCCATAGCAGATATTGGACAACAACAGAAGGATATTTACCAGAAGCTCACAACTACTAAGGGTTATCCCCCTGAAATGCCAATTCAGTTGAGTCAAACAGAGCCCTTACCTGAACAATCTGGAGGGATGACCCCAAACATTGACAGAAATTCACAGCCAGCCTTTGGTCAAGGGAGAAGATTGGAAGAATTCAAGAGTTCAACTCCGAAGGTATCAACTGCTGCTAATATCGAGACTGTTCCTTTAACGTTAGTGAGTGCAGAACAAGGAGCCCTTCAAACAAGTTCAGCTTCAAATGATGCAGATCCATTCAAAGGTCTAACAAGATTACCAATACCAAAGTTCAAGGGAGACAAGCGATCATTTGAGGCATGGTATGCTGGGTTCCATCAGATAATAGGGAGACACAACAAGGTACCACCAGAGCAAAAACTGCTGAGATTGTACAGTTGTCTTGAGGGAGAGGCGCTGTGCACTATTCAAAATCTGGGTTATTCTGCTGCTGCATATGATGTAGCTATAGCAAGACTAGTGCGAAAGTATGGCGGAAAGAGAAGAGAACTCACAATGAGGCTAGAAGAACTGGACAAGTTTCGTGGAGTACGTGAGGGAAATGCAAATGACCTTGAACATTTTGCAGAGTTATTAGATACACTCATTGTGAAGTTATGTGATGCTGGACAAGAGGGTGAATTAGGGGCAGGTTCACTGTATGTCTCACTCCTCCGAAAGCTAAATGAGCAGTTGATATTGAAGTACCAGGATTGGTTAAGGGAGAAACATTTAGAGGGCAACGTTAAAAACTTGCATGACTTTGTCAATGATGAAGCTGAAAGCTGGATGCTTGCATTAGAAACAGTCAAAGGATTGGGACAACAGAAGACAAGAGCCCTCTCTGGAGGCCGCACATTGGCAGTCTCCCAAGTGTCAGTTAAGAATAAAAACTTTCCTGAAAGACGTAAGCTCTGCTCAAAGGAGCATGGTCTGTGGCAGTGTAGCCAATTTAAAGCCTTACCAGTGGAAAAAAGGTGGGACAAAGCAAGAGAATTTCGTGTTTGTTTCTGCTGCTTATCAAGCTATCATAGAAGTACAACCTGCAGGAGAAGCAGGTCTTGTTCAATTGATGGATGTCGTTCCAACCACCATCACTTGCTACACAACCAAGCTCACAAGAGAGTTGCCATGGGCGTCTCAAAAGATCAGAACACCATGGAAGAACCAAAATCTGAAATAGTCCGTAACGACAGTTTCGCACTCACAAGTAATTCCATGGAAGGGGAGCCTGGAGCAGAAACATTTGTGGCTTCGCTCTCTAAAAGCAAAGAATATCTCCCATTGAGGACCGTCCCAGTCATTCTGAAGAATGGAAGTAAGTCAATGCGCGTTAATGCTTTGCTGGATGATGGAAGTACTAGAACTTATGTAAATGAGGATGTTGCAGATTGCCTAGGGTTGGAAGGTGAGCCAGTTTCATTGAATGTCCGACTCCTGAATGACACTACAGCCCAGCTTAGAAGCCGATCAGTTAAATTTGAGCTAGAGAGCTGCGATGGTCGTGTGAAAAAAGAGGTTGCAGCCCAGACAACAAAACGCGTTACTGGTAATATGCGCGCCATAAACTGGGTGGTGGAAAAGAAGAACTGGTCGCATCTGAAAGGAATAAGGTTTCCATCACTGGGCAGACGTCCCATTATTGACATGTTAATAGGGTTGGACCTGTCAGATCTACATTGCTCATTAAAGGAAGTTAAAGGCAACCCTGGTGAACCCATTGCAAGGTTAACTCCTCTTGGATGGACAAGTATTGGCTTATTCCAGGAAAATTCAGAAAATGAAGTTAATCACATGTCATTCTTTATTGGGGAGGAAAGACAACCAGACGCTTTGATAAAGCAGATGTGGGAGATTGAGGAACATCAATCATGTTCACTGGCTCGTCCTCAAGACAAGGAAGCTGAGAAAACTGTTCTGGCCACCCTCAAACAAACTTCCGAAAGATACGTGGTGGGACTGCCCTGGAAATCTGTTGCCCCATCCCTTGAAGACAACTACACCATGGCTTTAACTCGTTTAGAGAGTACAGAGCGTAAATTGGCAAAGCAGCCTGAGATAGCAGCAGCTTATCAAGAGGTAATCAATAGATATGAGAGAAAGGGATATATTTGTGAAGTTCAGTCTGAGAAGGAACAAGTAACTAAGGTCTGGGACCTTCCCCACTTTCCTGTTGTCAGACAAGACAAGAGTACAAGCAAAGTGAGACCTGTATTCGACGCATCGGCCAAGTATAAAGGGGTGTCACTAAATGATGTTCTCCACCAAGGGCCCAAATTGCAAAATGATCTCATCAATGTTCTAGTCAGGTTTAGACGATCACCAATAGCTCTAGTATGCGACATTACAGAGATGTATCTTCAAGTTCATCTGCAGCCAGCTGACAGATCAGTTCATAGATTTCTGTGGCGAGACATGAACAAGAATGATCCACCCAAAATGTACGAGTTTACTCGAGTCGTGTTCGGAGTCAATGCATCGCCTTATCTGGCTCAATTGGTGGCTCAGCACAATGCCAAGTTAAACTCCGATGAATTCCCCAGAGCAGCAGAAACTGTATGCGAAAGTACCTACATGGACGACAGCCTAGATTCTGTGGAGACAGTTGAAGAAGCTATCAGGCTGCACCATGATCTCACTACGCTTTGGAAGCGAGCTGGTATGACACCAAAGAAATGGCTCTCTAACAGTGAAGAGGTTCTGAAAGTGATACCAAAGGATCATTGTGTCGCAAATTTGGATCTTGAAGCACAAGTCTTGCCAGTCATTAAAACTCTAGGGATTTCCTGGGAGTCAAACTCAGATCAGTTTACTTTTGTGGTGCACCCATCACCAGATGGCTTTAACTGGACAAAGAGAAGCTTTTTGAGTCGGACATCAACATTTTTTGACCCCTTGGGACTAGTATCGCCATTTACCATCAGAGCTCGCATGATATTGCAAGCAATGTGGACTGCTGGCCTAACCTGGGATCAAAAGCTACCAGTTAATCTTGCCAAGGCAGCATCGACATGGTTTAGAGAGCTTCCAGATTTGTCTGGGGTCAAGGTACCAAGATCTCTGAAGAAGTCTGAACAAGTCATAGATTCACAACTGCATATATTTACAGATGCATCACAGGAGGCATATGGTGCAGTAGCTTACCTGAGACACGAGTATCAGTCAGGAAGTACAACAGTTCGTTTTGTGATGTCAAAGGCAAAGGTTACACCGCTGAAATCCATTAGTGTTCCCCGACTAGAACTGATGGCAGCTATTGTTGGCTTACGAATCGCCGAAACAGTGGGGCAGACGCTCAGTCTTCCAAAGGATAAGTGGGTCTTCTGGTCTGACAGTCTGGATGTTTTGCATTGGGTACGTGGACATTCCCGTCAGTTCAAGCCATTTGTCTCAAACATGGTTGGGGAAATACAGACCAAAACTGATCCTGCGCAGTGGCGCTATGCACCAACCAAAGTTAATCCTGCCGACAAATTGAGTAGGGGAATGCCAGCAGATTCATTGGTCAACGACCAGACCTGGTGGAATGGTCCTGAGTATTTGagtcagccagagcaaatgtgGCCCCAAGTGCCCCTGCCCAGTCTCTGTTCAGATAACGTGGAGAAGAAACTAAAGTACAGGGTCACACTTCTTAACTCTTCTGAAGGAGAAGTAGCCATGCCCAAATTGAAGTGGAAAGACACAAGACTTGATCCAGAGCGATTTTCAGACTGGTTTAAATTTCTTCGTGTTTTGGCCTACGTTGTTCGTTTTGTTCAAAACAGCTCAAAGGTGGCAAAACTTCAAGGCCCCTTAACAGTAGAGGAGATCAATGATGTTGAGGTTATGGTTCTTCGTCAAGTACAACAGGAGTCCTACCCTGAGGAGTTCTCACGAGCTCGCAAAAGAGAAGCTTTACCTACACGATCAAAGATTTTACCAATCTCTCCCATTTTAGGAAGTGATGGGCTATTACATGGTAATAGCCGTTTGCGATTGGCAGAACATATTTCCTGGGAGGCTCGACACCCTATTATCCTTCCAAGAAAGCATCAAGTAACGAGACTAATCATTGAACGCCTACATAAAGACAGCAATCACTCAGGGACAAATCAGGTTTTAGCAATGTTATCTGCTAGGTTTTGGATTCCTGGAGCtcgagaagagatttgtgaTTGCGAAAGAGCATGCATGGTTTGCCGAAGAAGAAAAGTTCAGCCCGCTTCCCAGGTTATGGCTCCACTCCCTGCAGTGAGAGCAGAAATGTCACTTCGAGCATTCAccaacatttcagttgattttgcTGGTCCATTCCTAACAAAGCAAGGAAGAGGAAAAGCTGGATTCAAACGCTATCTATGTCTTTTTGCATGCATGAACACCAGAGCAGTGCACCTAGAGATGGCATATGGTTTGGACACAGATTCATTTCTCAATGCATTCTACAGAATGACCTCACGAAGAGGATTCCCAGTTCAAGTAATCTCCGATAATGGCACAAATTTTGTAGGAGCCGAAAAAGAATTGCGCGAATTAGTGAACGCCCTTGTCAAGACGAAAGTGCAAGAATCGACAGTGAACAGAGGTGTGGTTTGGAAATTTAATCCGCCATCAGCACCGCATTTCAATGGCGTGCATGAAATACTTATCAAAGCAGCCAAGCGAGCCATGTTTCATGTAATGAATAAGGCAGATCTAACAGACGAAGAGCTGATGACTGCGATTGTGGGTGCCGAAGGGCTGATGAACTCTCGACCTATTACTTACCAGAGTTCAAATGTGGATGATGCGGAACCACTCACACCAAACCATTTTTTGTTTAACCAAGTTGGAGGTCAGTTTGCTCCAGAATCTGTAGATGTTGAGCAATTTAACCCCAGAGTGAGGTGGCGACATGTTCAAGAAATTGTTCGTCAGTTTTGGAAGAGGTGGTTAAGAGAATGGTTACCATCCTTGAGCCCAAGAAAGAAATGGGGAAAAGAAAAGCGTGACTTAGAAGTAGGCGATCTTGTATTGGTGTTGTCAACCGATACACCACGTGGAAAATGGCCGTTGGGAAGGATAGTTCAAGTCTTTCCTGGACCTGATGGACACGTTCGCACAGCAGACGTTAGAGTGAAGGGTTCAATTCTACGGAGACCTATTGTAAAGCTTTGCCCACTTGAGTGTAAAGCATAA